From one Tetragenococcus osmophilus genomic stretch:
- a CDS encoding nucleotide pyrophosphohydrolase, with product MSSNESIMSKINQFRDDRNWRQFHNEKDLAISISIEASELLELFQWKSSTEVKDKKLSRIKEELADVLIYSYMMADNLDLDVEEIISEKLKLNEKKYPVDKAKNKNDKYTEL from the coding sequence ATGTCTAGTAATGAAAGCATAATGAGCAAAATTAATCAATTTCGTGATGATCGTAATTGGCGTCAATTTCATAATGAAAAAGATTTGGCAATTTCAATTTCGATAGAAGCTTCAGAACTATTGGAACTTTTTCAATGGAAATCATCCACTGAGGTAAAAGATAAAAAATTAAGTAGGATAAAAGAGGAGTTAGCCGATGTCTTGATCTATTCTTATATGATGGCGGACAATTTAGACTTAGATGTTGAAGAGATTATTAGTGAAAAATTGAAATTAAACGAGAAAAAATACCCAGTAGACAAAGCTAAAAATAAAAATGATAAATATACAGAGTTATAA
- a CDS encoding ECF transporter S component, whose protein sequence is MRKINTRSIVLMAICIVLNIVCSNFILMLRIPVYLDAIGTILAASLLGPVSGMIVGGTTGVLMGVTTDIFSLFFMPVQLITGAIAGVLYNRMQGNQLKNSWWFALAISLPGTILSTIITVILFNGITSSGSSIIVQLLYGAGMSQSLAVFLVQVATDYLDKLLTVIFLLFATRLLGKKWVTSR, encoded by the coding sequence ATGAGAAAAATTAATACTCGTTCCATCGTACTGATGGCGATCTGTATCGTTTTAAATATTGTTTGTAGTAATTTTATCTTAATGTTAAGAATACCTGTTTATTTAGATGCTATTGGAACGATCCTTGCAGCCAGCCTTTTAGGTCCCGTCTCTGGAATGATAGTCGGAGGTACAACTGGCGTACTTATGGGCGTAACCACTGACATCTTCTCCTTGTTTTTCATGCCCGTTCAATTAATCACTGGTGCCATTGCAGGCGTTTTATATAATCGAATGCAAGGAAACCAATTAAAAAACAGTTGGTGGTTCGCTTTAGCCATTTCCTTACCTGGGACCATCCTTTCAACAATTATCACAGTCATCCTTTTTAACGGAATTACTTCTTCTGGATCTAGTATTATTGTGCAGCTACTTTACGGTGCAGGAATGAGCCAATCACTTGCAGTATTTTTAGTCCAGGTTGCAACAGATTACTTAGATAAGTTATTAACCGTTATTTTCTTGCTATTCGCGACTCGTCTATTAGGAAAAAAGTGGGTAACTTCTCGGTAG
- a CDS encoding fructose-specific PTS transporter subunit EIIC yields the protein MNGVSFMVPFVVTGGLLIAIALTIGGVPTDGGLVIEEGTIWDSINNIGEAAMDFMVPILAAYMAYSIADRPGLVPGMIGGLIASSEDFYAGEGDTGFLGGIIAGLLAGYIALAIKKIPVPKAVQSVMPIIFIPIISTLIVGLIFIYIIGTPVASLFTGLTNWLESLQGTSSIVLAIIVGTMIAVDMGGPFNKVAFLFGVGLIGEGSYGVMGMIAVAVCVPPLALGVAPYIMKNKFQREDVDTAKASIAMGLFGLTEGAIPFAAKDPIRVIPSTIVGSVVGAIVAALSGVGDTVAHGGPIVAVLGAIDGVLMFTVGTILGVLASLLMLRILKKDVNLQETVAVAANNEGSFSSNNEPSTTHDKTETPEEKSISENQKDKSYQLTDLIQPEYIHMNIESSTKEDTIKELINLDAIQPFITDKQQLVNDVLDREKEGTTGMGEGIAIPHGKSDGISVPIVVFGKSDTGIEWNSLDGELVNIVFIILVPAKHKGDTHLKILQLLSRQLMKEEFKNKLLEAESREDVYSILETV from the coding sequence ATGAATGGGGTTTCTTTTATGGTTCCATTTGTTGTGACAGGCGGTTTATTGATCGCTATTGCTTTAACAATTGGTGGTGTCCCAACAGATGGCGGACTGGTCATCGAGGAAGGAACTATTTGGGATTCTATTAATAATATTGGCGAAGCTGCTATGGATTTTATGGTACCAATTTTAGCAGCTTATATGGCCTATAGTATTGCTGATAGACCCGGATTAGTCCCAGGTATGATTGGTGGTTTGATCGCTTCAAGCGAAGACTTTTATGCTGGCGAAGGTGATACTGGATTTCTTGGCGGCATAATTGCTGGTTTATTAGCTGGTTATATTGCGCTAGCTATTAAAAAAATACCTGTTCCTAAAGCAGTCCAATCAGTTATGCCTATTATCTTTATTCCGATTATATCAACCCTTATTGTTGGCTTGATTTTTATATATATTATCGGTACGCCAGTAGCTAGCCTATTTACCGGATTAACAAACTGGCTTGAGTCTCTCCAGGGAACAAGCTCAATTGTTCTAGCTATTATAGTAGGAACAATGATTGCTGTTGATATGGGCGGCCCATTCAATAAAGTAGCATTTTTATTCGGCGTCGGTTTAATTGGTGAAGGTTCTTATGGAGTTATGGGCATGATTGCTGTCGCAGTCTGTGTACCACCACTTGCTCTAGGTGTCGCCCCATATATCATGAAGAACAAATTTCAAAGAGAAGATGTTGATACTGCTAAAGCGTCTATTGCGATGGGGCTCTTTGGGTTGACTGAAGGAGCTATCCCATTTGCTGCAAAAGACCCTATACGTGTAATTCCAAGCACAATAGTAGGCTCAGTTGTAGGAGCTATTGTAGCTGCTCTAAGCGGTGTGGGAGACACTGTAGCTCATGGCGGACCAATCGTGGCAGTTCTAGGAGCTATAGATGGAGTTTTGATGTTTACTGTTGGTACAATCCTTGGTGTCTTAGCTTCTTTGCTAATGTTAAGAATCTTGAAAAAAGACGTTAACCTCCAGGAAACCGTTGCTGTTGCAGCTAACAACGAGGGGAGCTTCTCTAGTAATAATGAACCTTCAACTACTCATGACAAAACTGAAACTCCAGAAGAAAAAAGTATTTCTGAAAACCAAAAAGATAAATCCTATCAATTAACAGATTTAATACAGCCAGAATATATTCACATGAATATTGAATCAAGTACGAAAGAAGATACAATTAAAGAACTGATAAATTTAGATGCTATACAACCTTTTATAACCGATAAGCAACAACTAGTGAATGATGTGCTAGATCGTGAAAAAGAAGGAACAACTGGTATGGGTGAAGGTATAGCTATTCCTCACGGAAAATCTGATGGTATAAGTGTTCCTATTGTTGTTTTTGGAAAATCAGACACAGGTATAGAGTGGAACAGCCTAGATGGCGAACTTGTTAATATTGTATTTATAATTTTAGTTCCTGCTAAACATAAGGGGGATACACACTTGAAAATTTTACAACTATTATCACGCCAATTAATGAAAGAAGAATTTAAAAACAAATTGTTAGAAGCTGAGTCCAGGGAGGATGTTTATTCGATATTAGAAACAGTATAA
- a CDS encoding nucleoside hydrolase has protein sequence MNTKKNIIIDCDPGIDDSLALLLALQSEEFNVVGITIVSGNAPAAIGAQNALKVLQLVNRLDIPVYIGAEEPLKVPFESAQDTHGEDGLGNSQIPPVTSVQPKTEAVSFIQKTLQQNPGTTVFALGPLTNIALALKEDPNCFAEASRFIAMGGSYLSHGNCSPVAEYNFWCDPEAAKFVFSQNLPVSIEMVGLDVTRKIVLTPTILEYMKHTDEQIYQFIQQITQFYFDYHWEHETVLGCVINDPLTIAYALDPTLAKGFNSHVEIATTGISRGQSIVDDHNFWQLPNNSYILTDVDQTAFWHLFLSRVCKAEGSQLSQVLPQLLEVRS, from the coding sequence ATGAATACAAAGAAAAATATCATCATTGATTGTGATCCTGGAATAGACGATAGTTTAGCACTACTTCTAGCTTTACAATCAGAAGAATTTAACGTTGTTGGCATCACTATCGTTAGTGGTAATGCACCAGCAGCTATTGGCGCGCAAAATGCGCTAAAAGTTTTGCAATTAGTCAATCGTTTGGACATCCCGGTGTATATTGGTGCTGAAGAACCGCTCAAAGTTCCTTTTGAAAGTGCCCAAGATACCCATGGCGAAGATGGTTTAGGCAATAGCCAAATTCCGCCCGTCACTTCTGTTCAACCGAAAACAGAAGCTGTATCCTTTATTCAAAAAACATTGCAACAAAATCCCGGCACTACTGTATTCGCTTTAGGCCCTCTCACAAACATCGCGTTAGCTTTAAAAGAAGATCCAAATTGTTTTGCAGAAGCCTCACGTTTTATTGCAATGGGCGGTAGCTATCTTTCGCATGGCAATTGTTCGCCAGTTGCTGAGTATAATTTTTGGTGCGATCCCGAGGCAGCAAAATTTGTTTTTAGTCAAAATTTACCTGTTTCAATTGAAATGGTTGGACTGGACGTAACGCGTAAAATCGTCTTAACACCAACAATTCTCGAGTATATGAAACACACCGATGAACAAATTTATCAATTTATTCAGCAAATTACCCAATTTTATTTTGATTATCACTGGGAGCATGAAACAGTTCTTGGTTGTGTGATTAACGACCCTTTGACTATTGCTTATGCACTTGATCCCACACTTGCCAAAGGCTTTAATAGTCATGTAGAAATCGCAACAACTGGTATCAGTCGCGGACAATCAATTGTGGACGACCATAACTTTTGGCAACTACCGAATAATAGTTATATTTTAACGGATGTAGATCAAACAGCTTTTTGGCATTTATTTTTGTCACGTGTATGTAAAGCAGAAGGATCACAGCTGTCTCAAGTTCTACCCCAATTATTGGAGGTAAGATCATGA
- a CDS encoding PTS fructose transporter subunit IIB, translating to MAQKVLAITSCAVGVAHTYMAAENLEQAAEAMDVEIKVETHGSIGVENPLTDEDIQEAEGLIIAADTEISKERFSNIQIVEVGVQKGIQRPKELIQ from the coding sequence ATGGCGCAAAAAGTATTAGCTATTACTTCATGTGCAGTTGGAGTTGCCCATACTTATATGGCTGCTGAAAATTTAGAGCAAGCTGCTGAAGCAATGGACGTTGAAATTAAAGTTGAAACACATGGTTCGATCGGAGTGGAGAACCCTTTAACTGATGAAGATATTCAAGAAGCTGAAGGTTTGATCATAGCAGCCGATACGGAAATTTCGAAAGAACGTTTCTCTAATATCCAAATCGTTGAAGTAGGTGTTCAAAAAGGAATACAGAGACCCAAAGAATTGATTCAATAA
- a CDS encoding DUF2075 domain-containing protein — protein sequence MESLPSPVVYEVGYSDHSFEEISDTLPKEKAKYILNYPTVYLINDTTKQGKFSIYIGESTDIKRRTDEHLHGDIQKNNNWKNFASSETSKMFVIGHSHFNKSLTLDIENKLMQYMTSVDAVRYIFNRRLNQQNEYYTSDELDDIFSKIWQKLHRKNKTLFPAESIIRDSALFKASPFNKLKEEQLEAKDKILMKIEEALNRDKMGQLILVEGEAGTGKTVLMSSLFYELKQISGEEESNVLLNQISCHLLVNHKEQLKVYQQIAKKLGLIEKKKQSDIVSNPTSFINNHDPEEKVDVVIVDEAHLLWTQGKQSYQGKNQLEDILARARVVVAVFDRNQILSREQYWEEKQLLQMVHEANLKDNYIELQNQLRINANQQTINWIREIIDKQEVQNIPKDNNYDLKVFNTVEKMYEAIKEKAKNEDYGISRILATFDWEYNDNNRPKDEDYWSVKIGNWSLPWNLQLKPYNPREIKSKDLSWAEQAQTINEVGSTFTIQGFDLNYAAVIIGPSVQYRNGQIVFDKSASKNNKAVYRRKVNNEMRDVSKSLLNNELNVLLTRGVNGLYIYAVDPELQEALIKAQKGEL from the coding sequence TTGGAAAGTTTACCTTCACCAGTAGTTTATGAGGTTGGCTATTCCGACCATTCTTTTGAGGAAATATCTGACACTTTACCTAAAGAGAAAGCGAAGTACATATTAAATTATCCTACAGTTTATTTGATTAATGACACAACAAAACAAGGGAAATTTTCTATATATATAGGAGAATCAACTGATATTAAGCGAAGAACAGATGAACATTTGCATGGTGATATACAGAAAAATAATAATTGGAAAAATTTTGCGAGTTCTGAAACATCTAAGATGTTCGTTATCGGGCATAGTCATTTTAATAAGTCACTTACATTAGATATCGAAAATAAATTGATGCAATACATGACGAGTGTTGATGCAGTAAGGTATATTTTTAATCGTCGTTTGAATCAACAAAATGAATATTACACATCAGATGAGCTAGATGATATTTTCTCAAAAATATGGCAGAAACTTCATCGAAAGAATAAAACATTATTTCCAGCAGAAAGTATTATTCGAGATTCAGCCCTTTTTAAGGCTTCGCCATTTAATAAATTAAAAGAAGAACAATTAGAAGCTAAAGATAAAATCTTAATGAAAATTGAGGAAGCATTGAATCGTGATAAAATGGGACAATTGATTTTAGTAGAAGGAGAAGCAGGGACTGGGAAAACAGTATTGATGAGTAGCTTATTTTACGAACTTAAGCAAATTTCAGGCGAGGAAGAAAGTAACGTCTTGTTAAACCAAATCTCTTGTCATTTGTTAGTCAATCATAAAGAGCAATTAAAAGTTTATCAACAGATTGCTAAAAAGCTTGGTTTAATAGAAAAGAAAAAACAATCGGATATTGTTTCGAATCCTACCTCGTTTATTAATAATCATGATCCAGAAGAAAAGGTAGACGTAGTTATAGTTGATGAAGCTCATCTGCTTTGGACGCAAGGAAAACAATCTTACCAAGGAAAAAATCAACTAGAAGATATTTTAGCTAGGGCTCGCGTTGTTGTTGCTGTTTTTGATAGAAATCAAATACTTTCTAGGGAACAATACTGGGAAGAAAAACAGCTTTTGCAAATGGTCCATGAAGCGAATTTAAAAGATAACTATATTGAATTACAGAACCAACTAAGAATAAATGCTAACCAACAAACAATTAATTGGATAAGAGAAATAATTGATAAGCAAGAAGTTCAAAATATCCCTAAAGATAATAATTATGATTTGAAAGTTTTTAATACAGTTGAAAAAATGTATGAAGCTATCAAAGAAAAAGCTAAAAATGAAGATTATGGTATTTCTAGAATTTTAGCTACATTTGATTGGGAGTATAATGATAATAACAGACCTAAGGATGAAGACTATTGGAGTGTTAAAATTGGCAATTGGTCTTTACCATGGAACTTACAGTTAAAACCGTATAATCCTCGAGAAATAAAAAGTAAAGATTTGTCTTGGGCAGAACAAGCACAGACAATCAATGAAGTCGGATCGACGTTTACTATCCAAGGTTTTGATTTGAATTATGCCGCAGTTATTATTGGGCCTTCAGTCCAATATAGAAACGGTCAAATTGTATTTGACAAAAGTGCGAGTAAAAATAATAAAGCTGTATACCGACGTAAAGTAAATAATGAGATGAGAGATGTATCAAAGTCATTATTAAATAATGAATTAAACGTCTTGTTAACTCGTGGTGTTAATGGGTTATATATCTATGCTGTAGATCCAGAACTTCAAGAAGCTTTGATAAAAGCACAAAAAGGAGAGCTTTAA
- a CDS encoding ISLre2 family transposase gives MESIVTDLVEVMKKETNFLARERAMMIFFTQLITTITQLAFQTLDEEICAQCKKEGFRVDRKSERTITFLFGTVTYVRRRMKNQANDIRYPLDEFLGIRKGLRYSSLVLRNVSQLGSIMVYRHVSQAIDCLTSWQMSHQNVQQLVVKTGELVQTRSTHESRYDGVIIKKKVPYLYLEGDGAKIGGQKKQSLEVHRFQVCEGSQKVGNRSEMIAPHFVSHLNRQKAYKEMMAYLQAYYDLSHTVVISNSDGGSGYEKAVFDELALGCLRHEHFRDRYHVHRKIKERMPFVPQLQHRMIRAIEHYDWQEVQLVLDTSESLIEEKEAEASEHLRLLHHYLQRNWPYLKSLKAREIRDPQACIGTIESTHRKITYRMKRQGRLWTKTGAQAMIRVIDSLRNQEFEGWLNQYEALPDDVVAQEKRWQAMKRWVQKKTNFQAHEGAFKGQMGEGKAKSAPLGQFAKGLNQLIMTPNYL, from the coding sequence ATGGAATCTATTGTAACAGATTTAGTGGAAGTAATGAAGAAGGAAACGAATTTTTTAGCAAGAGAAAGAGCTATGATGATCTTTTTTACGCAATTGATCACGACAATTACCCAACTAGCGTTTCAAACGCTTGATGAAGAAATTTGTGCGCAATGTAAGAAAGAAGGCTTTCGCGTCGATCGTAAAAGCGAGAGAACCATCACCTTTTTGTTTGGGACCGTGACCTATGTTCGTCGACGAATGAAAAATCAAGCCAATGACATTCGTTACCCCTTAGATGAATTTCTAGGGATTCGAAAAGGGCTTCGTTATAGTTCGCTAGTCCTGCGAAACGTCTCTCAATTAGGCAGTATCATGGTTTATCGTCATGTTTCTCAAGCGATTGACTGTTTAACTTCTTGGCAGATGAGTCATCAAAATGTGCAACAGTTGGTGGTTAAAACCGGTGAACTGGTCCAGACACGAAGCACGCATGAAAGTCGTTATGACGGCGTGATCATCAAGAAAAAAGTGCCTTATTTATATTTGGAAGGAGACGGCGCAAAGATTGGCGGACAGAAGAAACAATCTCTTGAAGTCCATCGTTTTCAAGTATGTGAAGGCAGCCAGAAAGTAGGGAATCGCTCGGAAATGATCGCCCCGCACTTTGTGAGTCATCTGAATCGGCAAAAAGCATACAAAGAAATGATGGCCTATCTTCAAGCCTATTATGATTTAAGTCATACCGTTGTCATTTCCAATAGTGACGGCGGTTCAGGCTATGAAAAAGCCGTGTTTGATGAACTGGCTTTAGGTTGTTTGCGTCATGAACACTTCCGTGATCGATACCATGTCCATCGTAAAATCAAAGAACGAATGCCTTTTGTTCCCCAACTCCAACATCGTATGATACGAGCGATTGAACATTATGATTGGCAAGAGGTCCAGCTTGTTTTAGATACCTCGGAAAGCTTGATTGAAGAAAAGGAAGCCGAGGCTTCAGAACATTTACGTTTACTGCATCACTATCTTCAAAGAAATTGGCCTTATTTAAAATCATTGAAAGCACGAGAAATCAGAGATCCCCAAGCATGTATTGGCACGATCGAAAGTACCCATCGAAAAATCACCTATCGCATGAAGCGCCAAGGTCGTTTATGGACAAAAACCGGTGCCCAAGCCATGATTCGTGTCATTGATAGTTTACGGAATCAAGAATTTGAAGGATGGTTGAATCAATACGAAGCCCTTCCGGACGACGTGGTCGCTCAAGAAAAGCGTTGGCAAGCTATGAAACGTTGGGTACAGAAAAAAACTAACTTTCAAGCTCATGAAGGTGCGTTTAAAGGGCAAATGGGCGAAGGAAAAGCGAAAAGTGCACCTTTAGGCCAATTCGCCAAAGGACTAAATCAATTAATAATGACCCCGAATTATCTCTAA
- a CDS encoding GntP family permease, with the protein MDIQVSALGAIIGLLISIVFIFMKAPPVYGLFVGALAGGMIGGASLEETIELMISGAQDMITAILRILAAGILAGVLIKTGGAESIARTIIHKIGETRALFALALATLILTAVGVFVDIAVVTVAPIALVIAKNANISKTAILLAMVGGGKAGNIMSPNPNTIALSDAFATPLTSVMLAGVLPGIVALFFTYFLAKHLSLTKKDAKVALTDIEHKESPETKLPSFKAALSAPLVAVVLLSLRPTFGIEIDPMVALPLGGIAGSILMGQFQGIIDQATFGLSKMSNVAVLLIGTGLIAGVITNSTLGDVLIRFISDLGLPVYLLAPLAGTMMSAATASTTSGAIVAGQVFNTTLLESGISGIAGAAMIHAGATVLDHMPHGSFYHATGGSVQMSFKARLKVVPYETLVGLVITAVSVIMFGVVS; encoded by the coding sequence ATGGACATACAAGTCAGTGCTTTAGGTGCTATAATTGGATTGCTTATTTCTATTGTTTTTATTTTTATGAAAGCGCCACCAGTGTATGGACTTTTTGTAGGAGCGCTAGCAGGAGGAATGATTGGAGGAGCATCATTAGAAGAAACAATTGAATTAATGATTAGTGGAGCACAAGATATGATAACAGCTATACTAAGAATTTTAGCTGCTGGTATTTTAGCAGGAGTTCTAATCAAAACTGGTGGTGCAGAATCCATTGCTCGAACAATTATTCATAAAATTGGTGAAACAAGAGCACTCTTTGCCTTAGCCTTGGCAACGTTGATTTTGACTGCAGTTGGTGTGTTTGTGGATATTGCTGTTGTTACGGTTGCGCCTATTGCATTAGTTATTGCTAAAAATGCCAATATCAGCAAAACGGCTATTTTGTTGGCTATGGTTGGTGGCGGAAAAGCGGGAAATATTATGTCGCCCAACCCTAATACAATAGCTTTATCCGATGCTTTTGCCACTCCTTTGACATCTGTTATGCTTGCTGGCGTGTTACCAGGTATAGTCGCTTTATTTTTTACTTATTTTTTAGCGAAACATTTAAGTTTAACGAAAAAAGATGCTAAAGTGGCGCTAACAGACATCGAACATAAAGAAAGTCCTGAGACAAAATTACCAAGTTTTAAAGCAGCTCTTTCTGCACCGCTTGTCGCTGTCGTTTTACTTTCCCTCAGACCGACATTTGGTATTGAAATTGATCCTATGGTTGCTCTACCGTTGGGAGGAATAGCTGGGTCAATTCTTATGGGGCAATTTCAAGGAATCATCGACCAAGCCACATTTGGATTAAGTAAAATGTCCAATGTTGCTGTTTTATTAATTGGTACCGGTCTAATTGCTGGCGTGATAACGAATTCGACTTTAGGCGATGTGCTGATTCGTTTTATTTCTGATTTGGGCTTACCTGTTTATCTTTTAGCGCCATTAGCAGGGACTATGATGTCGGCTGCCACAGCTTCCACAACTTCAGGTGCTATCGTAGCTGGACAGGTATTTAATACTACGCTGCTGGAATCTGGTATCTCAGGTATCGCTGGAGCTGCTATGATTCATGCAGGAGCAACAGTATTGGATCATATGCCTCATGGTAGTTTTTATCATGCTACAGGAGGAAGTGTTCAAATGAGTTTTAAAGCTCGGTTAAAGGTTGTGCCTTATGAAACTTTAGTTGGTCTAGTGATTACCGCTGTTTCAGTCATCATGTTTGGCGTCGTGAGTTAA
- a CDS encoding peptidoglycan-binding protein LysM has translation MKKFTKGLMLGILSLAVLAGCSSNVSEDDLKANDWTIEPEEEDVPNMIASFSDHVMTVNVDVDSIESTATDEWEQMGEDFAKELASEMDFKLEYTLEGDQVTLQDTENEDESNTFEVSEEDDNITFTPSEDESDDDIETIVLEPRESEED, from the coding sequence ATGAAAAAGTTTACTAAAGGGTTAATGTTGGGCATACTATCTTTAGCAGTTTTAGCTGGATGTAGCTCAAATGTTTCAGAAGATGATTTGAAGGCTAATGATTGGACGATTGAACCAGAAGAGGAAGATGTACCTAATATGATTGCTTCTTTTTCTGATCACGTAATGACAGTAAATGTTGATGTAGACAGCATAGAATCGACTGCTACTGATGAGTGGGAACAAATGGGTGAAGATTTTGCTAAAGAGCTAGCTAGTGAAATGGACTTTAAATTAGAATATACGTTAGAGGGAGATCAGGTTACACTACAAGATACAGAAAATGAGGACGAAAGTAACACATTTGAAGTCTCTGAGGAAGATGATAATATTACTTTTACACCTAGTGAAGATGAGTCAGATGATGATATAGAAACTATAGTATTGGAACCTAGGGAAAGTGAAGAGGATTAG